In Candidatus Omnitrophota bacterium, the genomic window CGGATGAATCCCGTAAGGTCATCAAAGATGCCATCAGCCAGGCGGATATTTCCGCCAAGGGGAGAAAGGAAGAGGCATACAAGGTTTTCATCGCTGAAAAAGAGAAGGCCTTGGGGCAGACCCGTGAACAGATCTCCGGCAAGATAGAAGCCAGAAGCAAAGATATTCCCGCTATAGCCGAAAGGCTGTTCCGGCGGATCGTCGGATAATTTATGCGCCAACTCGCCAAATATTCTTTTGTCAACGCCAAGGTCAGGGCAATGCTTTCTTATCTGATCCAGCCGGAAGCATTCGCGGCTTTGGCCGAGGCTAAGGATATTTATGAGGTAATTGAAGGCCTGAAAAAGACCGTTTATAAGGGCGTTATAGCGGGCCTGCAGGCGGATAACGTCGACCCGGAGAAACTCGAACGCGAGTTCCTGAAATATGACCTGGGGCTTTACGCCAAGGTGCAGTCGTCGCTGTCTTCCGGCTTGGAAAAAGAATTCGTTTCTTTGATGCGCCAGCGTTATGAATTGGAAGAGATCAAGGTAGCTTTAAGGATCTGGCATAATAAACTCCCCCTGGATATCAAGGATTATCTTATAGCGCCTAAGATCAGTTTTGACATAGATTTCCCGAAGATAACCGGCTCCGAGAGCATCGAGGAAGTGATCCTGTTGCTTGACCATACGCCTTATAAGGCCGCTCTGCTGAAAGCAAAGGACGCCTACAAGGAAAAAAGATCTGTATTCTACCTTGAGGCCGGGCTGGACGTGGATTATTATCAAAGGCTCTTTGATTGCATCGAAGGATTCTCGACCGTTGACAAGAACGTGGCCCATAAGGTCCTGGGCGTGGCGGTAGATATAGAGAACATCAACAGCCTGATCCGTTTCCGGAAGTATTATTCGCTTTCGATCGGCCAGATGCTCGACTGGATCGTTCCCGGAGGCGCCTGGGTGAATAAGGACACGGTGAGGAAGTCCTATACCACGGACGGCCTGACCAAGGTGGTGGAAAGCATCGCCCTGGGGCCTTATGCCGGGATCAAGGGTATGGTTGAGGCGAACATTGTTTTTATCGAGAATTTCCTTTATGAGATCCTCTTGCGCGAGGTCAGAAAAGCCCTGTCCGGGTTTCCTTTCACCATCGGCACGATATTGGGTTATTTGATCCTGAAGCACCGGGAGACCAGGAATATCATTTCTTTGCTTAATGCCAAGTCATATGGCTGGAATAAACAGGAGATCGCCGGGGTGTTGAACATATGATAACCAGATCTTCAATGGAGTTGTTGAGCTTTATTGTCCTTAAAGATCAGGCTGAAGGCGTGGCTGACCGCCTTATCAAAATGGGTATCTTTCATCCGGTCGATATAAGGAGTATTGAAAGCAGGCTAAACGGGCTTTCTATTTTTCAGATCGATAAGGAAAGCCAGGATTTGGAAAAAATGAAGGTCCGGGTTACAACCCTGTCCAGGAAATTGCTCCTGGATCAGAGGTTTGCCACTGCCGGTGATTTCACGGACTTTTCCTATGCCGGCTGCAGCCAGCTCCTTGATAAGATAGATAACCAGGTATCTCCGGTCCTGGCGAATAAAGCGGAGGTTGAGCAGGCCCTGGAAACCAACCAGTCCATACTCGGCCAGTTGAAAGATTACCGTAATTTCCCGGTAAAGAGCAAATCGGTTCACACGTTCCTGGAGATTTCCACCGGCAGGATCCAGGAGAAGAACCTTGTGGTCCTGGAACGCAGTCTAAAAGATATCCCGCACGTGATCTACCCTTTCCAGAAAGAAGGGGTTAATGTCTTGACCTTGGTCATTGCTTTAAGGAGGGACCGGGCTTCGCTGGAGCAGGTATTGCGGGATGTCTCCTGGCAGGAGATAGAATATACCAGGGAATCGGCGTATCTTTCGCGGCAGGCGCAGGATGACCTTGGCCGCAAGGCCGAGGAATACCGCAGGGGCATAAAAGAGGCGCAGGAGAAGATAACTGCCCTGGCCCGGACATATCAGCAGGAGCTGTCCCGGGTCAATTCGTTCGTTACGCTGAAGAATTCTATTCTGGAAGCCAGAAAATATTCTTGTTCCACGGATAAGACCATTTTGTTTTCCGGCTGGATCCCCGGCCAGGACAAGGAAAAAGTGGTCAGCGCGATAAAGTGCATCGCGGATGTCTCTTACGTGGAGACGAAAAAGCCCGAACAGACAGGGGTGGATAAAGAAGATATCCCTGTCCGGCTGGCGCATAATTCGCTGGTCAGGCCTTTTGAGCTGTTGATCGAGGCTTACGGCCTGCCTCGTTACGGGACTATCGATCCCACTATATTCGTGGCGATAAGCTTCCTGCTTATGTTCGGCGGGATGTTCGGCGACCTGGGGCATGGTTTGCTGCTGGTTTTAGC contains:
- a CDS encoding V-type ATPase subunit, with translation MRQLAKYSFVNAKVRAMLSYLIQPEAFAALAEAKDIYEVIEGLKKTVYKGVIAGLQADNVDPEKLEREFLKYDLGLYAKVQSSLSSGLEKEFVSLMRQRYELEEIKVALRIWHNKLPLDIKDYLIAPKISFDIDFPKITGSESIEEVILLLDHTPYKAALLKAKDAYKEKRSVFYLEAGLDVDYYQRLFDCIEGFSTVDKNVAHKVLGVAVDIENINSLIRFRKYYSLSIGQMLDWIVPGGAWVNKDTVRKSYTTDGLTKVVESIALGPYAGIKGMVEANIVFIENFLYEILLREVRKALSGFPFTIGTILGYLILKHRETRNIISLLNAKSYGWNKQEIAGVLNI